A DNA window from Bradyrhizobium sp. CCBAU 53421 contains the following coding sequences:
- a CDS encoding ABC transporter ATP-binding protein has protein sequence MSEAPLIEVKDLGVRLNTRSGPAQAVRGVSFALRRGETLGLVGESGCGKSVTALALMGLLPDSAVISGSVRLDGAELVGLPDPAYCKLRGNRISMIFQEPMTALNPMHTIGHQVAEPLRRHTGVSAAEARQQTIALLDRVGLPDAAKRVDAYPHQFSGGQRQRITIAMALACQPDVLIADEPTTALDVTIQGQILDLIAGLVEERGMAMILISHDLGVIAENVDRMMVMYGGTVVESGATDAVFTRMGHPYTQGLFRARPRLGARKGTRLKTIAGTVPELADLPAGCTFADRCGIVEARCRAALPAVVDVGGSHGVRCIRTDVSMAAGGVGA, from the coding sequence ATGAGCGAGGCGCCGCTGATCGAGGTGAAGGACCTGGGGGTTCGGCTCAATACCAGAAGCGGCCCGGCACAGGCCGTCCGCGGCGTCAGCTTCGCGCTTCGCCGTGGCGAGACGCTCGGGCTGGTCGGCGAATCCGGTTGCGGCAAATCGGTCACCGCGCTGGCCCTGATGGGGCTGCTGCCGGACAGTGCCGTGATCAGCGGCAGCGTCCGGCTCGACGGCGCGGAGCTGGTCGGCCTGCCCGATCCGGCTTATTGCAAGCTGCGCGGCAACCGCATCAGCATGATCTTCCAGGAGCCGATGACCGCGCTCAACCCGATGCACACGATCGGGCACCAGGTTGCCGAGCCGCTGCGGCGTCACACCGGCGTCTCGGCGGCGGAGGCGCGGCAGCAGACCATCGCCTTGCTCGATCGCGTCGGCTTGCCTGATGCGGCGAAGCGCGTCGATGCATATCCGCACCAGTTCTCAGGCGGCCAGCGCCAGCGCATCACGATCGCGATGGCGCTGGCCTGCCAGCCCGACGTCTTGATCGCCGACGAGCCGACCACGGCCCTCGACGTCACGATCCAGGGCCAGATCCTCGATCTGATCGCGGGTCTCGTCGAGGAGCGCGGCATGGCGATGATCCTGATCTCGCACGATCTCGGCGTGATCGCCGAGAACGTCGATCGGATGATGGTGATGTATGGCGGCACGGTCGTCGAAAGCGGCGCCACCGACGCCGTGTTCACGCGGATGGGCCATCCCTATACGCAGGGCCTGTTCCGCGCCCGGCCACGGCTCGGCGCGCGCAAGGGGACGCGGCTCAAGACCATCGCCGGCACCGTGCCGGAGCTCGCCGATCTGCCCGCGGGATGCACTTTCGCCGATCGCTGCGGGATCGTCGAGGCGCGTTGCCGCGCGGCGTTGCCGGCTGTCGTCGATGTCGGTGGGAGCCACGGCGTGCGTTGCATCAGGACGGACGTCTCGATGGCGGCCGGGGGCGTCGGCGCATGA